AGTCGCAGGATCCCAAGCATCGCGCCGAGGCAATCGTCAAGGCGGTCGCGTACTACGGCGATCCCGCTATCCTCGCGGGCGTGAGCTACGGGCTCGGCGAGGCCATGCGCGGGCTCGACGTTGAAGCTATGCCCGAAGCGGAACGGCTCGCAAAGCGCGGCTGGTAGTTTTAAGCGTGTTCCGCATAACTTACGCGTTATCTTGCTACCGCTTTCGGCGCTTGCTTCGTTGCGGCTCATTGACGTAGCGCTGCTACGACTTCTTCGCCGCGCCTTGCAATCACTCGAAAGCATTTACGCAATCTAATCGCGTCGTTATCCGTCGCACGCTTGCGTATGATAAATCATATTTGCAAATTTATCATAAGAGGTTTAACATGAATATCGGTGTATTGGCTTTACAGGGCTCGGTTATCGAGCACGTAAAAATGATAAGCTCGATCAATAAAAAGATCAACGTAGTGCAGGTGCGCACTATCGACGAGCTTGCTTCGGTCGACGGGCTTATCATTCCCGGCGGCGAAAGCACTACGCTTCGCAGGCTTCTCGACACGTTCAATCTTTTCACGCCCATACGCGAGCGCATAATCGCGGGTATGCCTGTTTGGGGCACTTGCGCGGGGCTTATTCTTCTTGCAAACAAGGTCGAGGGCGAGCCTGCGTACTTCTCGGCGCTCGACGTCGACGTTAGGCGCAACGCCTACGGCAGACAGATAGACAGCTTCGTCGGCGAGGGCGATTTCGACGATATGTATATCAACATGGTGTTCATTCGCGCGCCCAAGATCACGCGCGTGGGCGACGGCGTGACCGTGCTCGCGGAATACAACGGCGAGCCCGTTGCCGTGCGGCAGGACAACGTTTTGGCGACGGCGTTCCATCCCGAAATGACGCGCGATAACAGGGTGCATAAGTATTTCATAAATATGATAGGGAAAGAGTAATTCGAGCGCATATATACATCGCTCTGCGGCGGACGTCGCACCGCCCTCGGTCATTTACGTCAGTGTAAACTCCCGTCGGTCGGTGCTCGGACTTCCTTGCATAGCTCGCATCTCTGCGCTCTCATGCTCGCGCGTATATGTTTTCTCTCAGGCATAATGAAAGTTTTAAGCAAAAACAAATCTAACGAGCAGTCCCCCATACTGGGGCTCTGTCTCGGCGGCGGAGGAGCGCGCGGCTTTGTACAGGTCGGCGCGCTCAAAGCGTTTAAGGAACGCGGTATCGATTTCGATATTTGCGTCGGTACTTCGGTCGGGAGTATCGTGGGTGCGCTGTACAGCGCGGGTATTACGCCCGACGAAATGACCGAAGCCGCCGAAGCTATCGAGTTCGCCGACCTGCACGGACGGCTGTTGTTCAAGCCCGACGATCCGCGCAAGATCGGCAATATGATCTATCCGCTCGTCGGCGACGCGCAGATAGAGAACCTGCATAAAAAATACGCCGCCGTAGCCACCGACCTGAAAACGGGTAAGCAGGTAATTTTGGACAGCGGGTCGGTGCTCGACGCAGTGTCCGCATCGTCGGCGTACCCGATCGTGTACGCGCCGCTTCCGCTTAACGGCATGAACCTAGCGGACGGCGGGCTCGTCAATAATATCCCCGCCGAAGTTTGCAGAATGCTCGGTGCGGATAAGGTGGTCACGGTGGACGTTCATGCGTCGCGCGGCAGCGGCACGGACGGTACGGGCGTGTTCGACGTTATGAAAGCAGTGTTCTCGATCATGAGCGCGAACGCCTCGGTCATGGGGCTTATGCAGTCCGATATTCTTATCGCGCCCGACACCTCTAAGTATAAGTCGACGAGCAAGAACGGCTATCTCGACATGATAGAGCTCGGGTATAACGCCGCGCTCGAAAAGTGCGACGAGATAGAGAGTCTAATTAGGTAATAGCTATGAACAAACAGTCGAAGAAATTAATAATAATCGATATAGCGATACTCGTTATCGTGGCGATCGTGCTCGCGGTGTCCATGGTGTGGTCGACCGATATCGAGCTTAAACTCGGGCTTTTGTATTACACCGACGAGCCTGTGGACGAGAGCGAGATCGTAGTCATAGAGAGCAAGAACGGCGTGCACGTTTCGGCGACGGACGGCTCGGGCGAGCTCAACGTGCATTTCGTGGACGTAGGTCAGGGCGACTGCACCGTAATAGAATTCCCAGACGGCAAGACCATGGTCATCGACGGCGGCGAGAACAATAAGAAAACCGAAACGGCTATACAAACGTTTATCGACAAAACGCTGCCGAAGGACTTTACGTATTTCGATTATGCGATACTTACGCACCCCGACTCAGACCACTGCGGGAGCTTTGACTACGTGCTCACTAACTATCCCGCAAAAGAGGTCTACCGCCCCAACGTGGAAGCGATTGGTACCGACAAAAACCCCTACGTAGACCCAGGCAAAACCGACTTGACCTCTGACGCGCGCACTAAGGACACGGCAGCGTACGCCGCGGCGGTAAAAGCTATGTACGCCGAGACCGAGGACTTTACTTCGACGGTCAAGATCACCGATCCCGCAACCTGCGACACTATAACCGACGGCACGTACACTTTCGATTTCTATTCGCCGTTCTCCACCAAGTACACGGGCGAGGGCGAGTGGAACAACTATTCGCCCATAATGATACTCGAATATAAGGGCTTTAAGTACGCCATGTCGGGTGACGCCGAGGAGAAAAACCTCGAACAGTTCGTCGAGAAAATAGAGTCCGCCAAGACCGACGGCGTGACCGATAAGTACGACGCGTTCACAGACAGCTATTGCGTAAACGTTATAAAAGCAGGACACCACGGCTCGCGCAACGCGACCACGCTCGACTATCTCCAAGCGATAACGACCGACGCGGGCGCGAAAGGCGTTTATTGCGTTATTTCGTGCGGCGAGGGCAATTCGTACAAACACCCGCACCAGGAAGCGCTCGATAGGTATTTGGCTATCGGCGTTCCCGAAAGCAATATTTTGCGTACCGATCTCGTCGGCGATATTACTCTTTCCGTGCGCACAGATGAGAACGGCGAGTATAAGCTGTTCTACGGCGAGAGCGCGAGCGGAGCGCCCATCGAGCCGAACGATCCCGAAGATCCGTGGATATGCGAATATCCCACCGTGCTCGTTTACCGCAAGATAGGAAGCGTCAAGCTCAAATGGCCGCTCGTCGCATGGGTTTGCTATGCCGTGCTCGTAGTGGTGGCGATAGTGCATATCGTATACGTAACGCACGGCGGCGACAAACCGAGCGCACCGCAGGGCAAGGGTAAGGGAACCCGCAAGTGAACGTAACCGTACTCAAAGTTAAGGACTACCGCAACGCCGCCGAACGAACGGTCGAGTTATGCCCCACGCGCAATGCGTTCGTGGGCGCTAACGCGCGCGGCAAAACCAATCTTTTGGAAGCGGTGTATTTTGCGGGCGTGGGCAAATCGTTCCGCACGCCGCGCGACCGCGAGCTTATAAAAAACGACGCGCCGCGCGCATATATCTCGGTCACTGCGGATAAGGACACGGGCAGCGAAACTGTGCAAATAGTTATCGACCGCGCCGTCAATAAACGCGTGGCGATAAACGGCGTGCCGATAACGAGAATGAGCGAATTAATGGGCGTTTGCCCCGTCGTGCTGTTTTGCCCCGACGGGCTTAAAATCGTCAAGGACGCGCCCGCCGACCGCAGACGGTTTATGGA
Above is a genomic segment from Clostridiales bacterium containing:
- the pdxT gene encoding pyridoxal 5'-phosphate synthase glutaminase subunit PdxT; this translates as MNIGVLALQGSVIEHVKMISSINKKINVVQVRTIDELASVDGLIIPGGESTTLRRLLDTFNLFTPIRERIIAGMPVWGTCAGLILLANKVEGEPAYFSALDVDVRRNAYGRQIDSFVGEGDFDDMYINMVFIRAPKITRVGDGVTVLAEYNGEPVAVRQDNVLATAFHPEMTRDNRVHKYFINMIGKE
- a CDS encoding MBL fold metallo-hydrolase; the protein is MNKQSKKLIIIDIAILVIVAIVLAVSMVWSTDIELKLGLLYYTDEPVDESEIVVIESKNGVHVSATDGSGELNVHFVDVGQGDCTVIEFPDGKTMVIDGGENNKKTETAIQTFIDKTLPKDFTYFDYAILTHPDSDHCGSFDYVLTNYPAKEVYRPNVEAIGTDKNPYVDPGKTDLTSDARTKDTAAYAAAVKAMYAETEDFTSTVKITDPATCDTITDGTYTFDFYSPFSTKYTGEGEWNNYSPIMILEYKGFKYAMSGDAEEKNLEQFVEKIESAKTDGVTDKYDAFTDSYCVNVIKAGHHGSRNATTLDYLQAITTDAGAKGVYCVISCGEGNSYKHPHQEALDRYLAIGVPESNILRTDLVGDITLSVRTDENGEYKLFYGESASGAPIEPNDPEDPWICEYPTVLVYRKIGSVKLKWPLVAWVCYAVLVVVAIVHIVYVTHGGDKPSAPQGKGKGTRK